In the Loxodonta africana isolate mLoxAfr1 chromosome 1, mLoxAfr1.hap2, whole genome shotgun sequence genome, one interval contains:
- the H1-1 gene encoding histone H1.1 produces the protein MSETAPPAPVASTPPEKAPPAKKAKKPSKAAPTTKKPAGPSVSELIVQVVSTSKERSGVSLAALKKALAAAGYDVEKNNSRIKLGLKSLVSKGTLVQTKGTGASGSFKLNKKASSAEAKPSNTKVAAKAKATGAKKPKKPVGATAKKSVKTPKKAKKPAVVRKSKSPKKPKVVKAKKVSKSPAKAKAVKPKGAKTKVTKPKTAKPKKAAPKKK, from the coding sequence ATGTCGGAGACCGCGCCGCCCGCCCCGGTTGCTTCCACGCCTCCTGAGAAAGCTCCCCCTGCCAAGAAGGCGAAGAAGCCGTCGAAGGCTGCCCCTACTACCAAGAAACCCGCAGGACCGTCTGTGTCGGAGCTTATAGTGCAGGTAGTTTCCACCTCTAAGGAGCGCAGCGGCGTGTCCCTTGCCGCACTCAAGAAAGCGCTGGCAGCTGCCGGCTACGATGTGGAGAAGAACAACAGCCGCATCAAGTTGGGCCTGAAGAGCCTGGTGAGCAAGGGCACCCTGGTGCAGACCAAGGGCACCGGCGCCTCGGGCTCCTTCAAACTCAACAAGAAGGCGTCTTCCGCTGAAGCCAAGCCTAGCAACACGAAGGTGGCAGCCAAAGCTAAAGCAACAGGCGCTAAGAAGCCTAAAAAGCCTGTTGGGGCTACCGCCAAGAAAAGTGTGAAGACTCCGAAGAAGGCTAAGAAGCCTGCGGTGGTAAGAAAATCTAAGAGTCCCAAGAAGCCTAAGGTTGTGAAGGCCAAGAAGGTATCTAAGAGCCCTGCTAAAGCTAAGGCGGTGAAGCCTAAAGGAGCGAAGACAAAGGTGACCAAGCCGAAGACTGCCAAGCCCAAGAAGGCGGCTCCCAAGAAAAAGTAA
- the LOC100672832 gene encoding histone H4 yields MSGRGKGGKGLGKGGAKRHRKVLRDNIQGITKPAIRRLARRGGVKRISGLIYEETRGVLKVFLENVIRDAVTYTEHAKRKTVTAMDVVYALKRQGRTLYGFGG; encoded by the coding sequence ATGTCTGGTCGCGGCAAAGGCGGGAAGGGTCTTGGGAAAGGCGGCGCTAAGCGCCACCGCAAGGTGCTGCGCGACAACATTCAGGGTATCACAAAGCCTGCCATTCGGCGTCTGGCTCGGCGTGGCGGTGTCAAGCGAATCTCGGGCCTCATTTATGAGGAGACCCGTGGGGTGCTTAAGGTCTTCCTGGAGAATGTGATCCGCGACGCCGTCACCTACACCGAGCACGCCAAGCGCAAGACGGTTACTGCCATGGACGTGGTCTACGCGCTCAAGCGCCAGGGGCGCACTCTTTACGGCTTCGGCGGCTAA
- the LOC111752376 gene encoding histone H4, translating into MSGRGKGGKGLGKGGAKRHRKVLRDNIQGITKPAIRRLARRGGVKRISGLIYEETRGVLKVFLENVIRDAVTYTEHAKRKTVTAMDVVYALKRQGRTLYGFGG; encoded by the coding sequence ATGTCTGGCCGTGGAAAGGGCGGGAAGGGCTTGGGTAAAGGGGGCGCTAAGCGACACCGTAAGGTGCTCCGGGACAACATCCAAGGCATCACCAAACCCGCTATCCGGCGCTTGGCTCGTAGAGGTGGTGTTAAGCGTATCTCTGGCCTCATCTATGAAGAGACTCGTGGGGTACTCAAGGTCTTCCTGGAGAACGTGATTCGCGACGCTGTCACCTACACCGAGCACGCCAAGCGCAAAACGGTTACTGCCATGGACGTGGTCTACGCGCTCAAACGTCAGGGTCGCACTCTTTACGGCTTTGGAGGTTAA
- the LOC100668564 gene encoding histone H3.1 yields the protein MARTKQTARKSTGGKAPRKQLATKAARKSAPATGGVKKPHRYRPGTVALREIRRYQKSTELLIRKLPFQRLVREIAQDFKTDLRFQSSAVMALQEACEAYLVGLFEDTNLCAIHAKRVTIMPKDIQLARRIRGERA from the coding sequence ATGGCTCGTACCAAGCAGACAGCCCGCAAGTCCACCGGCGGCAAGGCGCCCCGCAAGCAGCTGGCCACCAAAGCTGCCCGCAAGAGCGCCCCGGCCACCGGCGGCGTGAAGAAGCCCCACCGCTACCGGCCCGGCACCGTGGCGCTGCGCGAGATCAGGCGCTACCAGAAGTCCACCGAGCTGCTGATCCGCAAGCTGCCTTTCCAGCGGCTGGTGCGCGAGATCGCGCAGGACTTCAAGACCGACCTGCGCTTCCAGAGCTCGGCGGTCATGGCGCTGCAGGAGGCGTGCGAGGCCTACCTGGTGGGGCTGTTTGAGGACACCAATCTGTGCGCCATCCATGCCAAGCGCGTCACCATCATGCCCAAAGACATCCAACTCGCTCGCCGCATTCGCGGGGAGAGGGCGTAA
- the LOC111752374 gene encoding histone H2A type 1-D — MSGRGKQGGKARAKAKTRSSRAGLQFPVGRVHRLLRKGNYSERVGAGAPVYLAAVLEYLTAEILELAGNAARDNKKTRIIPRHLQLAIRNDEELNKLLGKVTIAQGGVLPNIQAVLLPKKTESHHKAKGK, encoded by the coding sequence ATGTCAGGCCGTGGGAAGCAAGGAGGCAAAGCTCGCGCGAAGGCTAAGACCCGGTCTTCCAGAGCCGGCTTGCAGTTCCCTGTGGGGCGTGTGCACCGTCTGCTCCGCAAGGGCAATTACTCCGAGCGTGTTGGTGCTGGTGCTCCCGTGTACCTGGCAGCGGTGCTGGAGTACTTGACCGCCGAGATTCTGGAGCTGGCGGGCAACGCTGCCCGCGACAACAAGAAGACTCGAATTATCCCGCGCCATCTGCAGCTGGCCATCCGCAACGACGAGGAGCTCAACAAACTGCTGGGCAAAGTCACCATCGCGCAGGGCGGTGTCCTGCCCAACATCCAGGCCGTGCTGCTGCCCAAGAAGACTGAGAGCCACCACAAAGCCAAGGGCAAGTAA